TTTACAGtcagaaatattaaattatttttaaaagacaTTTATAAGTTGtaacattttttagatgtaaaaaaaacttttatttttcaaattaaatttattttcaaattatttaaatattagcAAGGTTTTCGCacttaaatattattaccagagtaaaaaaaagatatttaatttaaacttttgcgtattttaaattaaatttttgtgtAAGAAAAACATTAACTAACTATCATTgtgtaaaatatatcatcTATTGTTTACTGTGACGTTATAAtacataaacaaaattttatcttgtAAAGTAAGCggaaatttattaatgaaaAGCTctatatttcattttattcgttgtcatattaatttttaagtttcaAACATGAAACCCCAATGGACGTCGaagttaaaaaatgcaaaatcgtggaaaaatatatgatatCCCAGGAcactatatttattaaagtGTCTAGtgaagaatttttattaaataatgaagtatcattttttgtttacatATATAACGACAGtcaagatttttttagacCTTACACTCCTGTATCTTGGAAACATAacgaaataaattttgttataaaaaaatatccaaGAAATGGAATTTCAGAAATGATACACAACAAAAATATAGGCGATGaagtaaatatttctaaatctaTACCTAAATTgaaatataatgaaaataaaaaaaatattttgatgatCAGCGCAGGGACTGGAATCACTCCAATGCTTcaaattcttaaaaaagaacaaaatattGGTAAATTTACGATTATAGATTGTAATAGGACTTTTGATGATATTTTGATCAATAGgaatatcataaataaagatataaaaattttttatattttgaataaagaaaaaaaccAGTGCGTGTTGaataaaaacttatattttatcaaagaTGATgaggaaaatattataaaagaaagatTAACAAAGCAacttttagaaaaaatactaaaagAACTTCCGTCAAGACCAGAATTTGTGTATGTATGTGGACCTCCTGGATTTATGAAAAGTATTTCTGGAGAAAAATTGCCTAATTTGGAACAGGGCGAGCTAACAGGAATGTTAAAAGAATTGGGATTTACAAGCGATgaagtttataaattttaatcataaaaattttggtTTGATATTGAACATAacctttttatatttttaccTGAATAGAAAGTCATTATGTTTACCATTATActttacaaatattatctGTCAAATGTAGGactaaattttataaatgctTGCATAACGTAGAGATTgaatatattgtaaatattttggaatTAACAATACATGTTCAtgagtttatttttaaaattttttttgatattataaaaatttgtaatttcAATTGACGCGAGTTCAGATTAAAACGtaatttatacttttttaattattgtaaagtattattacaaaaactattaattatattaaaattttccttCTAAGAATAACTCggtattatttatttgcaaaaaattaacaaaccatattatttttaaaatgtaatgAACAAAATGCATATAGTagcaaatttatatatcaaaaaagataataatGAATGATACAAAATGCACATTTTCGATTTTATACTTAAAACAAAAGtctaaagaaatatatatgtaaaaaaaaaatatttagatcagtagtatttttatttacaaatgaataatgataattttacattagtaaaaaattttaaaatattactaaaaaaattatttcagaacataaaaaacaatcaaACTAGTCGTACTTGCGTATGAGCAAAATCTAGATAAACAGtataaatctataaaataaCATTAATGTAtctcaatttttttttgtgtagTTAAAGACgcaaataatatttttaaggcattgtaaaaaatgacAAGGCATTTTTTGCAATAGATATAccatataattttcaaagTGCAAGTTTATTCTACAGAAGCTATCTATTAGAAGAATAACACatcttctattttataGAATACAATCTCACAAAGTTCTCtatttaaatctataacataataaaatttcagtcatattataatttaaattttaacaaaaattaaacaaagaaatataaaaaataaaagttaaatacacaataaatttgaaaaaacacATTTTCTAACAATCTTTTAAGAATTGACAATACTTCTTAAGTTAAAATATCTAATCAAGAAAATAGAGATATATACAAACGATCATGTTATAATAATGCtgcaattataaaaaataaaaaaagacaaagtTATTAGCatgtttttatgtatatCTATTGAAATAAACCTTATATATTAGATgtaattatttgtttttttaaagtggATTAAATGCACAATGAGTTTTAGTATTAGtaacaaaaaatgatatttattaaacttaaaaaagtAGGAAGAATTCAAATGATAATTCAATGCTGAATAAATTCTGATTTAATATCCAGGTTACCtgatatatatttttattcttttgtttataaaaacgaaaaattttaatttcttttttttatatgataaattttttctaaattaatttcttagttattactaattttttttttgtaatttaaatatttagtatgcgtaaataaacattatttCATTAGAATAActcaattattttaatttgtttatttagttgtcaaaacaaaacaatataatgtttataattaatatgatCTGGTAACCCTATGTTATCACAAGgtgaaattttaagaaatccATCTAGAACAAGATttcagaaaaaaacaaagaaaaaaagagattCCGGAGGTATGTGGCCTTTCATAACTTGCATTTGTACATTCCTAATACCAAATTTCGTTTTAAGTTGTTTTGGTATGAAAACGGAAGAAGTACGGAATGCATGGAGAGAAAAGGTTGCCCTTTGTGTTTGTATTGCTTTGTGTTGTTGTACTTTGACATTTTTGACTTATGGCATGACAACAATTGTTTGTAAGGGAGGTAATCAATATGTATTTggtaaattaaaaaatgcaaaattaaaaaacgcAGTCATTACTAATGGAAGTATTTATTTGACAAAAGATTCGTCCTATAGTTTAGATAAGATTTATACTggaacatttaaaaataaaagtgaAGCTTGTTCAAGTGCATTTGGTAGACAATTGCTTAGTGGTCGTAGGAGTATGGATAAACTGAATAGAATTGCTCCAATATGTTTTGATTATtcttatattgtaaaaaataacttcATCGTTATTGATAATAAAGTATATGATACGAATTTATGTAAAGAGTCGAcatataaagaatttattaaaaagtatGCTGGCGGGGAAGCAAAACAAGATTATCTAACCACTGAAGAATTTCAATGCTTTAAAGATACATTTTTTTCGGGGGAAGTAGCTGGGAAAACCAGAGGTTGTTATATCGCCGATGCTTTCTTGTACATAACAACAGTTATTATTTTCAGCTTAATATTTGCGAAGTTTGTATTAGCGACTGTATATTCTTGGCACATGAGAAGAAAAGTAAAGAGTTCTCCGTGTGTTACACCTTCTATCATGTTGGTTACATGTTATTCAGAAGACGAAGAAGGAATTAGAAATACCATTGATAGCCTTTGTAAACAAGATTATGACTatgaaaacaaattaattatGGTCATATCTGATGGAGAAATAACAGGATccaataatataaaaagtacACCAGAACTTATATTAGGATTAATGGAGACAGAAGGTTCATCGCCTCAGCCAAAGAATTATGTTTCATTGATGCCTGGATCTAAAAGAGTCAATAGAGCAATTGTATATTCAGGATATTACAAAACAAGAAGTTTAGACTTAGATTTCGGCGCAAAAGAACCATCAAAATGTagaatgatttttataagaaaatgCGGAAATGAGTTTGAGACATTTAAAGCTGGAAATAGAGGAAAACGAGACAGTcaagttttattaatgtcttttttttctaaattaatttataatgatAGATTGTCTGAATTAGACTTCGAgctttacaataaaatgaaaGCTTTAATGCCGCATATAGATCCTAAAGATTTTGAATGTATTTTGATGGTAGACGCAGATACGGTAGTAAAGCCAGATGCACTTACgaaaatgataaatatatttgagaCAGATCCTAAAGTAATAGGAATATGCGGAGAAACCATGATATCTAATAAATGTGAGAGCTGGGTAAGTATGATTCAAGTGtttgaatattatattagtCATCATCTCACCAAAACATTTGAATCAGTTTTCGGTGGTGTAACTTGCCTTCCTGGTTGCTTTTGTATGtatagaataaaaattataactGACGAAGAAGGAAATGTTGTTACAGGACATAGATCCAATACTAGAAGAATATTCAATGAAGACGTAACTCAAAAAATTGCTTGCCTATTTTAGCTAATCCTTTTATTATCAATTCCTATTCAGTATATGAAGCTAAAACCCTACaccaaaaaaatctattacATCTAGGCGAAGATCGATACCTGACAACCCTACTTCTGAAAAACTTCTTTAAGAGGAAATTAATCTTCGTACCACAAGCTAAATGTGAAACATATGTACCAGGagaattcaaaattttactgAGCCAAAGGAGAAGATGGATAAATTCTACAATTCATAATTTGTTCGAATTGGCTATTGTCGATAAATTATGTGGAGTATTCTGCTGTTCGATGCAATTTGTAGTTATTGTGGAACTATTCGGTACTCTTGTTCTTCCTGCTGCAATTGTATTTACAGTTGTGTTGATAGTCTCATCAATAATTAATGAACCAGCTTGGATTCCATTGATAATGTTAGGCggtatatttttattacccGCCGTTTTAATTCTCATTACTACATTTCAAATTAGTTACATATTTTGGTTATTAATCTATATCATTTCTATACCAATATGGAATTTTGTATTACCTATGTATGCCTTTTGGCATTTCGATGATTTTTCATGGGGAGATACTAGAAAAATAGATGGAGCTGAAAATAACGAAGAAGAAGTAGAGAATGagcaacaaaaaataatactcaaagaattagaagatttaaaaggatctaaataaatctacacgttataaatatacaaaaattattgtatagcacataatatattagaattaaaaaaattattttttaataaaattaatttcaaTATCAAACAAATAGAAAGTGCTACCTTTTTTGCGAAATATGTTTTGTAGTCAGAAGGAATTTTACTTTCCTGTACGtatactaattttttttgtatgttTTACAcgacaaaaaatattatgtatAATTAGAATGcaataaaattgataaacTATTTGATGTATTTTGTAGTAACATAATCAAAAAGTACGGTGCGtttatttcattaaaaatttattgaatgCGTCTTAATATCAATTTAAATCGAAAATGGCgcaataaataaactatttttttatttaattattaatatttaattttttaaaaatctaataaCAAAATGATTTAATCAAAAGTTCTTTCTAATCTCGATTTTAGTATTTTCCTTGTGTTATTTATCTCAGACacatttaaattattttcattatgagttttatcaattttatcATCTAGACTTTTGAGTAAAGAAATTgtttgataaatatttttccaTTCTTGTCTGATAGCTGAAGAAAAacgatttttttctttaaacaTTTCAGTAAATACTTTCATTATACTAAAACTTGGTGTTTGTCgcatataa
The DNA window shown above is from Vairimorpha necatrix chromosome 7, complete sequence and carries:
- a CDS encoding chitin synthase (CHS1) → MLSQGEILRNPSRTRFQKKTKKKRDSGGMWPFITCICTFLIPNFVLSCFGMKTEEVRNAWREKVALCVCIALCCCTLTFLTYGMTTIVCKGGNQYVFGKLKNAKLKNAVITNGSIYLTKDSSYSLDKIYTGTFKNKSEACSSAFGRQLLSGRRSMDKLNRIAPICFDYSYIVKNNFIVIDNKVYDTNLCKESTYKEFIKKYAGGEAKQDYLTTEEFQCFKDTFFSGEVAGKTRGCYIADAFLYITTVIIFSLIFAKFVLATVYSWHMRRKVKSSPCVTPSIMLVTCYSEDEEGIRNTIDSLCKQDYDYENKLIMVISDGEITGSNNIKSTPELILGLMETEGSSPQPKNYVSLMPGSKRVNRAIVYSGYYKTRSLDLDFGAKEPSKCRMIFIRKCGNEFETFKAGNRGKRDSQVLLMSFFSKLIYNDRLSELDFELYNKMKALMPHIDPKDFECILMVDADTVVKPDALTKMINIFETDPKVIGICGETMISNKCESWVSMIQVFEYYISHHLTKTFESVFGGVTCLPGCFCMYRIKIITDEEGNVVTGHRSNTRRIFNEDRKLIFVPQAKCETYVPGEFKILLSQRRRWINSTIHNLFELAIVDKLCGVFCCSMQFVVIVELFGTLVLPAAIVFTVVLIVSSIINEPAWIPLIMLGGIFLLPAVLILITTFQISYIFWLLIYIISIPIWNFVLPMYAFWHFDDFSWGDTRKIDGAENNEEEVENEQQKIILKELEDLKGSK
- a CDS encoding NADH-cytochrome b5 reductase (MCR1), translated to MDVEVKKCKIVEKYMISQDTIFIKVSSEEFLLNNEVSFFVYIYNDSQDFFRPYTPVSWKHNEINFVIKKYPRNGISEMIHNKNIGDEVNISKSIPKLKYNENKKNILMISAGTGITPMLQILKKEQNIGKFTIIDCNRTFDDILINRNIINKDIKIFYILNKEKNQCVLNKNLYFIKDDEENIIKERLTKQLLEKILKELPSRPEFVYVCGPPGFMKSISGEKLPNLEQGELTGMLKELGFTSDEVYKF